Genomic DNA from Mixophyes fleayi isolate aMixFle1 chromosome 7, aMixFle1.hap1, whole genome shotgun sequence:
GCCAGGCGTCAGTAGAGTAGCTTTCTTGTGGGAAAATGGTTCTGCACAATTCCAGAAATTTGTAGATAGTGACCTACGTGATCGGTATTCTTACATTTTTTTGTCCTCTATCTGTAACTTTTACAAAAAGATAATGTCCTTCAAGGGATCATACCGTGTCAACGCAAAATGATATTTCGAAAATCACCAAATCTTAGCTCCAAATTGACACATAACCATCTACCTATTATATCAAACCCTCCTACGTAGTTATCTGAGATAGTTCCCAAGCATGGTTTTTACTATTGTGGTATATGTACAAGCTGAAAATCATTGGGATATCGGATTAACAAACCAGTATGCACGTTTAGATCTCAACAAACAATGGACACCTTCAACATCAATAGTCACttaacccggcggttcccaaagtgtgcgccgcggctcccaggggtgccgcggcgctgtcacaggggtgccgcgggccagccatagaaaaaccaaacaacacataaacttaccaatccgcgcggtgccgggacccagcacccACCTCTCTCACGCAGTTTGTCACTgaattcagtgacaagctgcgtgagagaggtggatgctgggtcccggcgccgcgcagattggtaagtttttgtattgtttgttttttctatggctggggcgcggcagaggggacagaggaggggggacagcgtggcagaggaggggggaccagcgtggcagaggaggggggaccagcgtggcagagagcagcagaggaggggggaccagcgtgacagagggcagcagaggtgTTGGgaccagcatgacagagggcagcagaggtgTTGGGACCAGCtagacagagggcagcagaggtggggggaccagcgtgacagagggcatcAGAGGTGTtgggaccagcgtgacagagggcagcagaggtgTTGGgaccagcatgacagagggcagcagaggtgttgggaccagcgtgacagagggcagcagagttgTTGGgaccagtgtgacagagggcagcagaggtggGGGGaccagcttgacagagggcagaggagggggggcagcgtgagatagggcagaggagggggggcagcatgagagagggcagagtagggggggcagcatgagagagggcagaggagggggggcagcgtgagagagggcagagtagggggggcagcatgagagagggcagaggagtggggacagaatgagagagggcagaggagggggacagcgtgagagggcagagggggcagcgtgagagaaggcagagggggcagcgtgagagaggacagagtgtctggatgcagagggggcagagtgtctgggggcagagtgtctggatgcagagggggcagagtttgagggggcagagtgtctggggcaaagggggcagagtgtctgaatgcagagggggcagagtgtctgaatgcagagggggcagagtgtctgaatgcagagggggcagagtgtgagggggcagagtgtctgggggcaaagggggcagagtgtctgaatgcagagggggcagagtgtctgaatgcagagggggcagagtgtgaggggcagagtgtctggatgcagagggggcagagtgtctggatgcagagggggcagagtgtctgggggcagagtgtctgggggcaatAGGGGCAGAgtttctggatgcagagggggcatttttgcatacaactaaataagtatttctgtcctgacctaaatacttattacaatttttttacacaaccacttctaaaacaggactgctcagtgattattttggaggggtgccttgaaaaaattatggagactctaagggtgtcgcgaactgcaaaagtttgggaaccactggcttaaccTGTGATTCTCagaatgtcatttatttattggaaTGTCCTTGCAAGATCCAATATGTAGGTTGTACAATTCGTAAATTAAAGGTACTAATTTAGGAGCACATCAGAAACATCAGGAAGGGATTCACACTTCATAGCATTTCCAAATATTTTTCCGAACACCATAATTGTAATCCTACAGGTTTGAAATGTATGGCGATATCATCAGTGAAACATAATTGTAGAGGAGGTAATTCCCTTAGGAATGTAAATAAAGAGGAGGTCAGGTGGATTTATAAATTGAAAACTTTGGCACCTGCTGGCCTCAATATAGATTTAGAATTGAAATCTTTTTTATAAATAGGTTGATCTTCTTTTGTAAGTTTTATACGTATCATGTTTAtctaacaattattttatatattttatgatttaatatGCGTTTTGtgcttttgtatttatttgtatcatattGTAATTATTTTAGTTCGACAAGACCCTcttcttttatgtgggttatgTTTAGATTGTCAGTAGAAGCAGTTATTTGCATAATGTGGTTTAGTATTAACATGTAAATGGTGATAATGTATAATTTGACTAGGTGATGCCCCCACTAGTATTTATGGTGAgtttatatgatatatatttatttttggtctattttaacCATTATTATATTTAGGTATTTTCTAATGAATGTAATTATTtactgttgtttatttatttatcaatttgTATACATCAATGGGAGATGACATATGAGGTCAGGTAGTGCATATGTAGGCATTATAACTATTACTGATACATTTAAGTTGTACATGCAACTACTATTGCCACTAATTAGAATTTCAACAATTTGTTGTTGCTGATTAAATACCGTTTTGTTACATATATGGCATGACCTATTACGTAAGGGATCCAATCAAGGAGGGTCTATTTAAAACGGACAGCCATCATGATTATAttgctcttgaaaaagttctgttAATGAGAACGAAACGCATTGAGCTGTTTAGATCTCATTTTAACCACTTACCTAGATGGCTCTTTTGAGCTCTGTATatgatttattgttttattgtgacaGCCTCAGCggacaataatttaaataaagttgtttgtAATCGTACCCGGCTACCCTTCCTGCTATTCCCCTAGAAGACTTGGCATTATATGCACACAAACCTACATACGCATCTACTCTATGTTCGGGTAACCGATGCTGACAGCTGGTACCGACCATATGGACAGAGGAGCAACTTTCCTTATTTATATGTAAGTAGCAGATGCTCCTTTTTTGGGGTGATATACATCAGATACTGACCTCGGTCTTTTTATCATTGCATGTCCAATTGGATTATAAACCGTGGGATATTACACATATTGGGACGGAATATTCTCTGCTATACATGGATTACGTTTttgattattatataattattttgttttacagcGATCAACATATTTGTATGGAATTACAGACTTTCTCTCCTAGTCATAACCATTATAACATTGATGACCTTTTTTCATTGCATTCACGTCCATATGTGATTATGTTCAGTTTCACTTGTCATCTATGCATTTTGTGGATTTGCTGTGCGCTATAGAATTGTTGTTATTTTGGCACATGAGAGTTCCCAGTCTGTATCTAGCTACACCCTAGTCTGACAAACTTTTGCCAACAGAAGACGGATTTGGTGTATTGTTATGCATTTGTAAACTACTTTTACCAAAAAGCAGTCtaaatatcttttaaaaatacaatttttttatccAAATTCAAAGACCTTTAAGACCATTTTGCAGGGTTTGGGCTACAGAGACAAATAAGCATCAGGTATATCTTAGCTAGAATATACTATACTTGGGGAAGCTCAGGAACATGCACATCAAATGATGATATGAAACATCTATATTTCAATGATACATTAATTGGCAGCAACTTAGTCTAGCAAACATATTTGTAAAGTGTATGTCACACATTTTGACAATAGTTTGTTCTGTATCTGAAAAAAGTGTGGTTAATCACAATCACTCTCCTCCTACCTATCCTATGCTCACCCTGCCACGAAACAGAGGAATGGACGTGGTAGAGGAGTCTCATATTATGCACCCAATGTGATTTTACCAGGCCCCCTTCTAGTGCGCAGGCCACTGCTTCAACACACTTTATCACAATTTGGACTGGAACCAAACTTGGGAGGTATTTATATGTGTTTGTACGTCCTTAAATATTACACCCTATTGGCATATCACACCTTAGTGATCAATGTACATGTGGAAAATGGAACATTCTTGGGGCCAAGTGGTTGATTTCtattcaatataaatatttaatgaatCTGTCGTGTTTGGtacttgtaaagaaaatattttggccTAAATTGCCAAGATTTGCTTTTCAGCAACATTCAGCTAATATTGTTTAAACCATTTTATCACCCTTTCACTTTTTGTATATCATCATATTCACACTTGCAATAATGCCCACACTTTCATTACTAAGTTTTGTTGTAAATTAAATACGTTTTGCATTTCATATAATATCTTTATATGCTATACTGAAGCACAGTGCaaccaaacatttttttacacagaTCAAGCACACATACACTGTATGTGAATAATAGTTGATTTTATTAGGAGCTTAATTAAATTATTACATGTTGAAAACTGAAGAAGATATTATTAGTCTTGCTTCCTCATGCTGTTGCAGGGATGTTAACTTGTAGCTTGAAACTCCTTTAATGTAGTTGTATAGATGTTTCAGTGGTAACCCTTGCCCAAAGCATCAGCCACCACACTAAATGCCTTCTCAAAGGCAGCCTGTATTTCAGGGGTAAAAGCTTCATGGAAGGTACGAGCCAAGACAATGACCAGAACCTTTCCAAAACGCTGAAAGAGACACAAATATATTAAGTTTATCATTTAAAATACCTACAGCATTGTAATAATAGTATgttttacatgtatttaatgtaaagttGAATTACAATGTTGTTAGCAATGATTAGTATATATTGGAAAATCATTGCTACATTGAATCATCTTTAGTAATTTAGATTTAATGTCTCTTTGGAAATCatgtataacatttttaaaatgcagtGTGAGGTGAAAACAAGGTATTGAATACAAGTACAGAGTTTATAATTATATGAAATTAATCTAACATCTAAgtgtatatttaataatttacCTTGAAGTTGGCTGGATCCACATGCAGCTTTTCAGAGTGATACTGGCTCAGCTTGGCATAATGCCCCTTGACATTGTCCAGGTGATGTAGGGCTTCTCCAATAGAGCGCACAACCTTTTCACCATGAGCTATGACCTTGGGGTTGTGGCAGATGGCTTCAGCAGAGCCCAGGTTACCAAAGTTAGGGAAGTATCTTTGAGTCCAGGGGTAGACACAAAGAAGCCTGGTgagataaaatatttatatatatatatatatatgatatattgccAGACAAGAAATAGATGCGTGATACTATCCAGAACTATATATGCCATAAGTGACATATTTAATAAGTTAATGTTAATAAAATTCTGTGCTGTATGGTATGAACACAGGAGAACAGCCTTATATAGAAAGAAATCATGTCACCCAatacatataaattaattatactaaggtattttattttgtttttgctgctATTTACCTGGAAAGACATTCTCCTCCAACATCCTTGGGATTTATTTGACTCCAGATAGAATTAATGCACTTAATCTCGCTATCTTCCCAGTGGACCATGGTGAGTGCTTTGGTATTTTGTGTTGAGCCTCTG
This window encodes:
- the LOC142097755 gene encoding hemoglobin subunit beta-2-like: MVHWEDSEIKCINSIWSQINPKDVGGECLSRLLCVYPWTQRYFPNFGNLGSAEAICHNPKVIAHGEKVVRSIGEALHHLDNVKGHYAKLSQYHSEKLHVDPANFKRFGKVLVIVLARTFHEAFTPEIQAAFEKAFSVVADALGKGYH